The Gossypium hirsutum isolate 1008001.06 chromosome A13, Gossypium_hirsutum_v2.1, whole genome shotgun sequence nucleotide sequence AATTTGAATCTGTATAATTATAAAATGCTTAATTGTAATAAGTTGAGATGTTTGGGGTTAACTGTAATTAAGTTTTATATGCCTAAAACCAGAGGCCTATAGTCACCTGATTCAGTCAGGGATTCTTATGAACATGAAGTTAAATTCAAAGCTTAGGGTGAATTTGGATGACTGGTGTATTTAACTGTGATTAATGTGAAAATAATGATGGTAATATGATTAGATATTATAACGATACTGTAGCgtaagacaaaaagtaagttaaatgcaccgcaccgtccatccaaacccaTCCTTAGTTAAtgtctaattattttttatataaattcaaaaacactaaataagaatataaattttaattataaatttggtccatcacaattcaattcaattcaattaatttcggtttgatttgttttatttttgttttttcttttttataattttgattgttgaattttggactttattttaataaaatgagttTTATATAACTTCTTAtagtatttttctaaaaaaaataaaattttatataacatttcaagttatcttaattattttaaaaattaaaaattaatattttacatcataaacaatttaaattaattataaattaaataaaaattaagtaaaaaattgatttaagttCAATTTAAATAATCTTGATTTCAtagcttttatatatatatatatattaatagaaGGCTTATTTTACTTTTGAACTTAAACATTTAAATCTGAAGAAAATATATGTTTAAGCATACTCGAATTTACGTTTTCTTAATTGTTGTAATATAATCATGTTAACTGAAATAAAATTCAATCAACAACtaaatatacatttaatttaaaaaaaaagaaagaaaataacataacattcttaataaataaaacaatataagtTTAGATTCGAGTTCGAGTAACATAATTCTATCTcaacaatatttaattaattaatttttttcaaacaaatttccaattaaaaaaaaaaaacactttagtCTTTACTGTTCGGTAGCCTGCTAAGAACAGAGTGCTCTGGTTTATGCTCACATTCAAAATCAAGATGAACAAATGCACGTTCAACTTCTGGAAGTTTCTCGATCTTTATCTGCAATGTCTCACCTATGGTATGTGCTTCTTTTAATGGCAAATCTTCAGGCAGTTCAATGTCAACCTGTAATAGAAAAAACATGTCCACGTATTCATATGGACACATGACACATGGTAAAAGTACTATAGAGTTTtttatattaagagttagattgtattttgttctTTTTCAATGACacattgtaatatatatattgtatgtaAAAGGATGAAGCGACATGGAACTAACCTCTACGAAGTAAAGAACGCCGAAGGTATAAGCTCGGACCGTGTCGACACGCTTAACTTGCGGATGTCTGATGACGAGGTATGTCAGTTTTTGTAGAAATTCCGGTGGAGCTGATTGTCCTACTAGCGAAACTGCATTGAGAGAGACAACCTCGTATTTCAGTTTGTATGAGCATGTCTGGTTTATGTACTTTAATGATCGAGAAAATCGTGAACTTACCGGCGTTTTCCATAACGGTTCCTGACCAGTTCGTTATCGTATAAATCGCGAGAGCGATAGCACCGGCGGGATCGAGCCACCAATAAAATTTATCACCCAGAACGGCTGCAAGTAATCCTACTACATTTGTTACCACATCGAAATAGTGATCCTGGGAAATCAAACATTTGTTACGGGCACGAAGCAaaatcctaaaaaaataaaattaatcatcGAAAATGATCGAACGGAAAACCTTTGCGTAAGCTCGGACGATCTTGTTCGTCGAGCTTTTGCAGTAAATCCAAAGGGCAAGTTTCACAAATGTAGCAGACAACATTATGGTGTATAACCACATTAATTTATCTGCAGACATTTTCTCTGTAGGTTCATCTGCTATTAGCTGTTCCACTGCTTGGACAAACACTTGAAACCCTGTTACCATTCGAGTATTATGTGCCCGAAAAAAGTTCGAAAAAAAACGTAACTTTGATATAATTTCGAACACTTTTCGTGATACGGAAACGATTCATGTTGTTTTTGACTGAGATAGTTATTATTAGACCTTATAAATGTGAATGATAATGACCGAAACAAACATAAACCGAACAGGTCGGGTTATTGCCAATACAGATAATTCAGGATTGGAAAGCTTTCCACATATAAAACATGGCGACCACCATAGAAACTTCACGAAAAGAGGCAAtgtaaaagtactatggaggcTCCTGTACTAGGAGTAAGATTGCATTTTGCTCAtgttactaaaaaaataaataaattaatcattgtaCATTGAATTAAAGAGTAAATGGaccatttctgttaaaaatttcatccatttttattggTAAAAACTGGTGAACTAATAGAATAACTAACGTCACGTGTACCTCATTTTATCATATAGGGaacaatttttaatagtaaaaatagatgaattttttaacGAGACTAATAtactctttgatttaatataCATGAATCAATTtgtccttttttttaataaaggcctctataatacttttacttATTAAACTAATAGCAACAATGAAGGGACAAACCTAGTGTAGCCATCACTGCAGCAAATATGACAATACCGACCGGCTGTATCCGTAGTTTTCCGATTGGATACTTGTAGATGTTCGTGTTTTTCATCGACGAGTGAGTGAACCAAAGTATGCCACCGGCCATGAGATCGAGTAAAGAATCTAATGTTGATGCTGCAATGGCTATGGAACCACTCTTTATAGTAGCATAGAGCTGCATCAATACAAGGAAATAGGTGATATTAACAAATGATAGAGCAAAAAATTGAACTTAAATAGTAAAACGAATTAAAAAAATACCTTAAAAGCTAGCAAGACAATGTTTGCATAATTAGAAATTTTCATAGCTCTTTCATGTTGGATTCGTTCTTCATCTTCATATTCATCATCACTGGTTTCAGCGTGACCAATGGCATCAACTTCTTCAAATGATTTTAGGGTCTCAAATTGTGTTTTGTAGTATTCCTTTTCACCTaatcaaagagagaaaaaaaacacAATGTGAAATTTTGGTAAATAATCTTTTTGTACTCTTTTAATTTCGATATTAGgtaaatttattcttttaaaaaaattaagagtaaTTTAGTCATcttcaattttgaaaagtaaacAACTAAAAGTAATTAGTCACAATCAATTTATCCTAATTTTGATTTGGAATcatgactaaattgacaaaatatgtaaatattgaaagttaaatttgttgattttttttttagaatttggaCAAAATATCTagttttgattgatataataactaatttaaccttgaacatttacaaattctatcattttagacttgattctaaaaatttaacaaccttagcccttgttagaaataaaaaataagactaaattgataaaaaataataaatattaaaagttaaatttgttaaatttaatcTTGAATGTTTACAAATTCTGTTATTTTAAttctaaatcataaaaattcaacaaatttaatgtAAGACATCAACAAACTTACAATCACAATCACATTTAATAGAATTTGTgaatactaaaaattaaaataaattgactcATTATGTAAATAGAAAGGAACCGAAAATGCGTTTGACCTAAAATTTTCTATCTACCAACCAACATTTTCTCAGAAACCaaacaaaaatttttttttaaaaaaaagacagCATgagaaagagataaaaaaaaaaaaaaccttgagtTAAGCCTTTGGTCTTGGAAACATCAATGTCGAAAGGAGATTCAGCATCAAGACCAGTCCGAACCTTATCAGGCAACCTTAACATAAAATCATTCCTGAGTGAGTTAACCGAGTTACGCCGAACGAACCGAACACGTTTCCCGTTCTCACCGCTGGTCAACAACGCCGTTTTGACACCTGAATTCGAGTCACCGCTCTCCATTTCCCCCCGGATCCACCTCCTCTGTCTTCACAATTCACCAGCTTCCACCGTTAAAAAACAACACAAAACCAATTGAACTTTGTTTCCTTAATCCCAAACAGACAACCGTGTCATAGTATCTGTTTGAATGCTTAGCTTATGTCCTTTCCTAGAAAAAAGtagaataattaatttattaaaacattaaatggtACTCTGGGATCTCTTAACCACCTTACCTTTTTTTCTCAATCAACCTGTATGAGTGGTGGAAATATCTGGGTTCGGGTTTTCCCCATTCATTATTCTCGTGGACTTTGCTTATTTATCTTATCGTGACATGTGGATGCACCATGCTGCTTTGTCCTTTTATCATTATTATAGataaatgattaattttattcaactattatacaATGTAGTACTTTTTACTTTACTTTCTAATATAATTAtacttaaattaaaatatcatcaactttttgcttaaaatttcacgtagttatatttaatttaaaaatgaatttttaaaaatcaagaaaGTAGAGGACtcaattttaaatatacaaaatGTATAAAGATTTAGAGTCATAATTATTTGAACCAAACTAAATCAGTCAACCAGATCGGTGGAACTGGAAAACAATAAGGGTACTAGTTCAAAGCGTGACATCAAACCAATTGATCCACAAATTGATATAGATTGATTGAACtgtttttctaatatttttttatttttatattttttaacgaTTTATTAAATTGAACCAGTAGTCTAATTAATTTAACCATCGATTtagtttgaaaaatattatttaaactatattttaatcttcaaattttttattctataactcaacacaaataaataattaacacaactaaaaatataagtaaaccatactaatatatatatttatttagatagttgatttgattaaaaatataatgaaatcaaAGTATATTATAACAATAACATCAATGAATCATGTATTCTTTTCTTACATATGGCACTCCCATcatacttattttaaaaaaaaaaacaatgatgaAATCAAGAATATTATAACAATAACATCAAAATCAGTGAAGCATGTATTCCTTTTGTTTGTTGACAAGTGGCATACTCCttatgctaattttttttttgacattttaaaaaatGTGGTTATATTATAATTTTGGTCTCTttcaaatttaatctttataatttagtttctaatataatttatatttttttaatgttattaattagttcaaatagttaatattgttaactttttttattaaaacattatgtggatatatataatttgaatacctTAATAATCTTAGAGATTGATATGTgactttccatttcttttaagtttacattggtttttttttttatgttataagacAAATGGCCAAAATTTCAATTATGACCCCTACACTATTGAATCTTGAGAGTTAATCTATACTTCAATTTTTTGATACCATTAAAGACATGTTGAGGAAGATAGTTCCTGTTCCTTGTATTAAGGTGGCTGATTTGGGTTGTGCTTCGGGTAAGACGTTCTTCCCTGCATGTGAAATTGTGGATATCGTCACTAGGATTTGTCGAGAAGCACACTGTGAATCGCCTGAGCTTCAAGTGTTCGTTAATGATGTTCCCCAAAACGATTTCAACACTCTGTTCAAATATGTTCCTTCATTCAATGGGAGGCCTTGTTTCATAGCCGGAGTAGCAGGTTCTTGTTCTGATTTTGTCGAAATTTATGCCTATCCATGGTACATTTGATtgtataacataaaaataaatataaaaatttaattgaaaaatgtgtTAAGAGTTGTTGAATGATATTCAGTAGTGTTAATTGTAGATTGTCGTTGAGATGATTAAAAACTTGTTTCATTTGATTTGacaatttaattaagaaaatttttagatgTGGTTATATGTTGTTATATTGAAGATCCTCTGGTCTATCTATGGAAATCATTCCTTGACATTTGAAGATTTGATAAGATTCGGGTGAATCAATTAAGACATTGGAATGTGGAGATGTGAATAAGATAATGTTGTTGATTTTAaagagcatatcttcaagtgctTTTATTTTGGTTGTTATTGATGTAATTGCTATTCTGAAGgagttattttatatttacttagATTCTATGTTAGCAAACCGAAACCGATATGTGTTTGGAGACTTGTATAGATTTTGAAAAGAGATGTTATTGAGAGCATTCTACTCTGTTCATTGAGGAACTATTTTGTGAGAAATTGCAAACTGTTATTATAAATATTGTTAGTGTTTACTGTCTAAGTTCTTAAGGGGAAGATTTAGAGGTGAGGGTTCTTGTATTTAAGTACAAAGGTGAGATCTCCATACTTGGGAAGTGATAGAGTCTGATTCACTTGTTGTATTATGGATTAAAGATAATGGAATTATCTCACTGAGCTAAGCTTCATGAATATAGGGAAACCAAACTatataaacaaattttattatttctaagtTTTTATGTAGACAAATTTCGCAAAACTAAGCCATAATAACCACTACAGTCTAGCACTTccattacaatttttattttaagcaaaTACCCAAAGCAACAACTAGGACAAACTATTTCTTAGTCATCGAAACAACAATAGTAGTATACTTTGTCTTCTCACTTGACAAATGCTCACCCACATGTTGTGCAAATCTTGAATACAGATCATCAATTATGGTCTCTCCAAAATGACTAGCAATCATAGATTCTGTAATTGCTCGTATGCAATTTGCAACATTTTGCCCGCTTTTACTCTTTTCGAATATGAAATTTTCGTTGCAAATATCGTCTTCGAAATCCCAATTCATTTTGAAACTTTCTAATTTGTCGAGAATAAAAGACCCATTTTTTTCAATGAATTCCCTCACTTCTTCTTTGCAAGGGTAATAGTAAGGCACATTGAATGAATCCACTTCAGATTTGAACACCAACCCCTACCAACCAAATAGAATCAATTATGTTTGTAACTATGTTAAATGCAACGTGGCGGTTTATGTATCAATGTATTTcaagtgaaagaaaaaaatagtgaaCCTCGGCCACCAAGTCGAGGAGCGATTTGGTTAGTAGATCCCATGTAGTGCAATAGTCTTTACTTGCAGGATCAGTAATGCTCCTACCAATGAAGGTAAGAAGCATTCGTCCTCCACTTATCATTTCTTCATAGCGAAAGCGTAAGAATTTAGAGAAATCATTTCGAAATTGCTCCGAATAAGCTTTCGATACATTAGGAGGGCTCGACTTTCCTATATGTATGTTCCCTTTGTTGTTCTTGACTCCTTCTGGTACCTAAAAACCATTTACAGTTGTATAATTATGGTTAATACTAATGTCGTTATATATGCAATTAGGGATGGTATAACATGAACCACCTAATGGATGAGAGAGGTAGATTTTATAGTTAATACTAACtccttttcaacttttttttttgttcccacCAGCCTCATTACAGTTGTTCTAATTTCATAGCTTATAAGCAAAGAACACTTTAAAAAATcatgatgcatatatatatatgtatgcttgtatatatatttgtcaaCCTTTGAGAGCCAATGAAGACAGTAAGAAGAATGCACGAAGTGAATGCTGTTACTCGGAAAAAGCCTCTGATAAAAAGAACCTGCTACTCCGGCTATGAAACAAGGCCTCCCATTGAATGAGGGAACAGATTTAAACACAGTGTTGAAATCGTTTTGGGGAAGATCATTAAGGAACACTTGAAGCTCAGGCGATTCAGAGTGTGCTTCTCCGCAAATCCTAGTGACGATACCCACAATTTCACATGCAGGGAAGAATGTGTTAGGACCCGAAGCACAACCCAAATCAGCCACCTTAATACAAGGAAC carries:
- the LOC121212646 gene encoding metal tolerance protein 4 yields the protein MESGDSNSGVKTALLTSGENGKRVRFVRRNSVNSLRNDFMLRLPDKVRTGLDAESPFDIDVSKTKGLTQGEKEYYKTQFETLKSFEEVDAIGHAETSDDEYEDEERIQHERAMKISNYANIVLLAFKLYATIKSGSIAIAASTLDSLLDLMAGGILWFTHSSMKNTNIYKYPIGKLRIQPVGIVIFAAVMATLGFQVFVQAVEQLIADEPTEKMSADKLMWLYTIMLSATFVKLALWIYCKSSTNKIVRAYAKDHYFDVVTNVVGLLAAVLGDKFYWWLDPAGAIALAIYTITNWSGTVMENAVSLVGQSAPPEFLQKLTYLVIRHPQVKRVDTVRAYTFGVLYFVEVDIELPEDLPLKEAHTIGETLQIKIEKLPEVERAFVHLDFECEHKPEHSVLSRLPNSKD
- the LOC121212366 gene encoding probable methyltransferase TCM_000331 is translated as MASSANVHCTNAPGKQISYANNSSLQKKVQLKTRPFLEDTIKDMLSKMVPVPCIKVADLGCASGPNTFFPACEIVGIVTRICGEAHSESPELQVFLNDLPQNDFNTVFKSVPSFNGRPCFIAGVAGSFYQRLFPSNSIHFVHSSYCLHWLSKVPEGVKNNKGNIHIGKSSPPNVSKAYSEQFRNDFSKFLRFRYEEMISGGRMLLTFIGRSITDPASKDYCTTWDLLTKSLLDLVAEGLVFKSEVDSFNVPYYYPCKEEVREFIEKNGSFILDKLESFKMNWDFEDDICNENFIFEKSKSGQNVANCIRAITESMIASHFGETIIDDLYSRFAQHVGEHLSSEKTKYTTIVVSMTKK